A portion of the Psilocybe cubensis strain MGC-MH-2018 chromosome 10, whole genome shotgun sequence genome contains these proteins:
- a CDS encoding N-acetyl-6-hydroxytryptophan oxidase ivoB: MACASFLHRLGASSICYTAFNALIRQYGQRPCQKLCTRHEWRTLSDGQKAEYIGAVRCLQTKPAIAPVFPEAVTRFDEFQAYHLQQGDFIHHVGQFLPWHRYWLQLYEKALRDECGYQGRNPYWDWTIDSDSSTSIRGSPVFDPYTGFGGDGVPGTYTLPPCIPPDQLVFPDKWRGCIADGPFANYTVRLGPGKLHTTHCVVRQIDDAYAVYLDSPAIGRLMASPTFEVFRYELEGMPETTDHRVHDGGHLSVGGEMSNQYSSGSDPLFYLHHANLDRIWWNWQQHDPSNRLYQIGGHTSFGAPPFTNVSLDFPLEMSSSIGPTISIWQTMNIHSEHNCYTYV, translated from the exons ATGGCCTGTG CCTCCTTTCTGCATCGCCTTGGCGCTAGCAGCATCTGCTACACCGCATTCAACGCCCTCATACGACAATACGGCCAGCGCCCCTGTCAGAAACTGTGCACGCGCCATGAGTG GCGAACTCTGAGCGATGGCCAGAAAGCAGAGTACATTGGCGCCGTGCGCTGCTTACAGACCAAGCCGGCGATAGCCCCTGTCTTCCCAGAAGCTGTGACGCGCTTTGACGAGTTCCAGGCGTACCATCTCCAGCAAGGAGACTTTATACATCACGTC GGTCAATTTCTACCATGGCATAGATATTGGCTTCAGCTATACGAAAAAGCCCTTCGAGACGAATGCGGATATCAAGGACGCAACCC ATATTGGGACTGGACTATAGACTCAGACTCCAGCACCTC AATCCGAGGCTCACCCGTCTTCGACCCATACACCGGCTTCGGCGGGGACGGTGTGCCAGGTACATACACTCTCCCGCCCTGCATCCCACCCGACCAGCTCGTCTTCCCCGACAAATGGCGGGGCTGCATCGCCGACGGGCCTTTCGCCAACTACACTGTACGCCTCGGGCCAGGTAAGCTGCACACGACGCACTGCGTCGTACGCCAGATTGACGACGCGTACGCGGTGTACCTTGACTCCCCCGCGATCGGGAGGCTTATGGCGAGCCCTACGTTTGAGGTGTTCAGGTATGAGCTTGAGGGTATGCCAGAGACGACGGACCACAGGGTGCATGATGGCGGGCACCTTTCTGTCGGCGGGGAGATGAGCAACCAGTATTCCAGTGGGTCAG ACCCGTTGTTCTACCTCCACCATGCAAATTTAGACCGTATTTGGTGGAATTGGCAACAACATGACCCCTCGAATCGTCTCTATCAAATCGGAGGACACACCTCGTTCGGTGCACCCCCGTTCACCAACGTCTCCCTCGACTTTCCACTCGAGATGAGCAGTTCAATCGGCCCAACCATTTCCATATGGCAGACAATGAACATACACAGCGAGCACAATTGTTACACCTACGTTTGA
- a CDS encoding Protein ssh4, translating into MSRFFKSLHNKLSDSRSQAKLSDAPPEWAPAPGETHYRGKVHEAPGREYDDAESFCEQIPLDPPRLVPSGAVDRINEVGCAAWGIDTPTSSRFVGRIVNISDSKNASKTVTVETDRKCQDVSLFSNLPIIAGLYGIQGKTGVYYEICINKMDGIIAIGTACKPYPEWRLPGWNRMSAGFHLDDFCKFFEDADGGRDYTDSITQIRPGDTVGCGYIFQTGTMFFTYNGMRLPDAFTGIYLPRHKQDVFAAIGVEGRCEFQVNFGAELFRWKEGNEWAWRVEGHVGRLTGGPSSADDELPSYQQSGGL; encoded by the exons ATGTCTCGTTTCTTCAAGTCCCTACACAACAAATTGTCGGATTCGCGTTCGCAGGCAAAACTCTCTGATGCGCCCCCCGAATGGGCCCCGGCTCCAGGGGAGACA CACTACCGCGGGAAGGTCCACGAAGCTCCGGGAAGGGAATATGACGACGCTGAATCTTTCTGCGAACAAATACCCCTGGATCCGCCCAGGCTGGTTCCATCAGGTGCAGTAGACAGGATAAACGAGGTCGGATGTGCTGCATGGGGAATCGATACACCTACTTCATCTCGTTTCGTAGGCCGCATCGTGAATATCAGTGACTCGAAGAATGCCTCAAAGACCGTGACCGTCGAAACAGACAGAAAATGTCAAGATGTATCGCTCTTCAGCAATTTACCAATCATAGCAGGGCTTTATGGCATCCAAGGTAAGACTGGGGTTTATTATGAGATATGCATTAACAAGATGGATGGGATTATCGCTATCG GTACTGCTTGTAAACCCTACCCAGAATGGCGCCTACCTGGTTGGAACAGAATGAGTGCCGGCTTTCACcttgatgatttttgcaaattCTTCGAGGACGCCGACGGTGGGCGCGACTACACCGACTCTATCACTCAGATCCGTCCTGGCGACACCGTGGGTTGCGGATACATATTCCAAACAGGAACCATGTTCTTCACCTACAACGGAATGCGTCTTCCCGATGCATTCACAGGAATTTACCTTCCTCGGCATAAGCAAGATGTATTTGCAGCTATTGGTGTGGAAGGGAGATGCGAATTTCAGGTAAACTTTGGTGCGGAACTTTTTCGGTGGAAAGAAGGAAACGAATGGGCGTGGAGGGTAGAGGGACATGTGGGGAGGCTAACTGGTGGGCCGTCGAGTGCTGATGATGAACTTCCTTCCTATCAGCAATCCGGAGGGCTTTAG
- a CDS encoding RNA helicase Mov10l1: MAPLTYQRDPNGWFLPRHPNSMAQDLPNTPQHPPGLAIPPRPAPNMSEDLLSATAPLSEHSQIDDFWKGRLAPPPGYRSRPLLTPRREPPSTQLKDSPDKTRKLALPPELPPPASLLAKSPNMKPPTSPSVSPKSLKNDIKADKNPDALRLPVKPKTYIPEKYAEVFVPQYLLNIQNQIHPLKPLPPLPVFPSLKYLQSFLIPRLIDESLRTDRLALLHAPPIPTDAKPSPLTPTSYHAHWVEILRWELDAIARKKESIVLWQLNPKVEIWKDAEFVLSVPGIRENHPYLEIGDLVHLREVLEAEKRGSNRALEGRVVALRKREGLVHISSVPLKEHAQAFVTLTEDNIKTENGYAVFGPDDHFPFYFNVSFMTNSRPLCAMEAAVSAVAKILDADSGLARQWLFPEPEDLLHAPLPPPCQDEIAESQWLDHGLNEEQKMAVCAVALNQSPIPHLISGPPGTGKTRTVVETVLQIFHRQPEACVLLCAPSNPATDTLALRLHKHLKQDEMLRLNDPNRTFAEVPDVIKPYCYVENDKFSLPPWKTLMRYRVVVCSCLDAGILAGAQCTNVKLMEMEEEVTASLHPFRTAKGKGRYVVQPHWTHLIIDEAAQGSEPELLIPISVVLPRPWDAGAGAGAGYTGEQVFIPQLALCGDINQLGPIVASEEARAAEFEVSLLERLFERPLYAQYERNACAFNDHGVKRRVPPYTTLVKNYRSHPVILMPPSAIFYNDSLQPFASIGTLAWARLRTPRLPLKVIGTDAAELSTDEKASWYNPGQIRIVVDVVLELLGLGEQSSSLGKSNGEVKVKVKGGGKSVGKSIPPLRAHEIGVMAPWRNQVWALRRELRNKGLSAVDVGTVEDYQGRENRVIIISCVRSSARFLEDDHRKGMGLIFERKRMNVAITRAKDLLVVIGNGSLLQRDPYWKSFLQFALRHGLYEGPELSLEMDGNYISRLESKLLHSAMDASEMDPEEQGLLLAGGVAREILRE; encoded by the exons ATGGCCCCATTGACCTACCAGCGCGACCCCAATGGCTGGTTTCTCCCTAGACACCCAAATTCAATGGCCCAGGATCTACCCAACACCCCGCAGCACCCCCCAGGCCTCGCTATACCTCCCCGCCCTGCGCCCAACATGTCCGAGGACCTGCTGTCAGCCACAGCACCTTTGTCAGAGCACAGCCAGATCGACGACTTTTGGAAGGGTCGTCTCGCTCCCCCGCCCGGATACCGCTCAAGGCCGCTTTTGACTCCTCGGAGGGAGCCCCCTTCCACGCAGCTGAAAGATAGTCCTGATAAGACGAGGAAACTGGCGCTACCGCCCGAGCTGCCTCCGCCTGCGTCGCTTCTTGCAAAGTCGCCCAATATGAAACCGCCCACGTCGCCCAGTGTGTCTCCAAAGTCTCTCAAAAATGACATAAAAGCAGACAAAAATCCAGAT GCTTTGCGGTTGCCCGTCAAGCCCAAAACCTATATCCCagaaaaatac GCAGAAGTGTTCGTTCCCCAATATCTTCTCAATATCCAAAACCAAATTCATCCGTTAaagcctcttcctcctctccctgtATTTCCATCCCTCAAATATCTACAATCATTTTTAATTCCTCGATTAATTGACGAATCTCTACGCACCGACCGACTCGCGCTACTCCACGCGCCACCGATACCCACAGATGCAAAACCATCCCCATTGACCCCGACGAGCTACCATGCGCACTGGGTAGAGATTCTGCGCTGGGAGCTCGACGCCATTGCGCGCAAGAAGGAGAGCATTGTGCTGTGGCAGCTCAACCCGAAAGTAGAGATTTGGAAAGATGCCGAATTTGTGCTTTCTGTCCCCGGGATACGGGAGAATCATCCGTACTTGGAGATTGGGGACCTCGTGCATCTGCGCGAGGTGCTGGAGGCGGAGAAGCGGGGCAGTAATAGGGCGCTGGAGGGACGCGTTGTCGCGTTGCGCAAGAGGGAGGGTCTTGTTC ATATATCAAGTGTGCCGCTGAAAGAGCACGCGCAGGCGTTTGTGACGCTTACGGAGGACAATATCAAGACGGAGAACGGGTATGCGGTGTTTGGCCCGGACGACCACTTTCCGTTCTATTTTAATGTATCATTTATGACCAACTCGCGCCCGCTGTGTGCGATGGAGGCAGCGGTGTCGGCTGTAGCGAAGATTCTCGACGCGGACTCGGGACTCGCGCGGCAGTGGTTGTTCCCTGAGCCCGAGGACCTCCTCCACGCGCCCTTGCCGCCGCCGTGCCAGGACGAAATTGCAGAGTCGCAGTGGCTAGACCACGGGCTTAATGAGGAGCAAAAA ATGGCTGTTTGCGCTGTAGCGCTGAACCAGTCTCCGATTCCGCATCTTATCAGCGGCCCCCCTGGGACAGGCAAGACGAG AACCGTGGTGGAGACGGTACTGCAGATATTCCACCGGCAGCCCGAGGCGTGCGTGCTGCTGTGCGCCCCGTCAAACCCTGCTACGGACACGCTTGCGCTGAGGCTGCATAAACACTTGAAGCAGGACGAGATGCTGCGTCTGAATGATCCTAACAGGACGTTTGCGGAGGTGCCGGATGTTATTAAGCCTTACTGTT ATGTGGAAAACGACAAGTTCTCCCTCCCACCATGGAAAACCCTCATGCGGTACAGAGTCGTCGTGTGCTCCTGTCTCGACGCGGGCATCCTCGCTGGCGCGCAGTGCACGAATGTGAAGctgatggagatggaggaggaggtcaCGGCGTCGTTACATCCTTTCCGGACGGcaaaggggaaggggagataTGTGGTTCAGCCTCATTGGACGCATTTGATTATTGATGAG GCTGCTCAAGGATCGGAGCCTGAGCTGCTTATCCCTATTTCGGTTGTGCTTCCTCGACCTTGGGATGCAGGGGCGGGGGCAGGGGCGGGGTATACTGGTGAACAGGTATTTATCCCGCAACTCGCACTCTGTGGAGATATCAACCAAC TCGGGCCTATCGTCGCGTCGGAGGAAGCGAGAGCGGCCGAGTTTGAGGTATCCTTGCTGGAGCGGCTTTTTGAACGGCCGTTGTATGCACAGTATGAGAGGAATGCGTGCGCGTTCAATGACCATGGAGTGAAGAGGCGGGTGCCGCCGTATACAACTCTTGTCAAG AATTACCGCAGCCACCCGGTCATCCTCATGCCGCCCTCTGCGATATTCTACAACGACAGTCTCCAGCCGTTCGCGAGCATCGGCACGCTCGCATGGGCGCGCCTGCGCACCCCGCGGCTCCCTCTCAAAGTGATCGGCACGGACGCGGCGGAGCTGAGCACGGATGAGAAGGCGTCGTGGTATAACCCCGGACAGATCAGGATTGTGGTGGATGTGGTGTTGGAGCTGCTTGGGCTTGGTGAGCAGAGTTCGAGTTTGGGAAAGAGTAATGGtgaggtgaaggtgaaggtgaagggCGGAGGGAAGAGCGTGGGGAAGAGCATTCCGCCGTTGCGCGCGCATGAGATTGGGGTTATGGCCCCCTGGCGCAATCAGGTGTGGGCGCTGCGTAGGGAGCTGAGGAATAAAGGGTTGAGTGCGGTCGATGTTGGTACTGTTGAG GATTATCAAGGACGAGAGAATAGGGTTATTATTATCTCCTGTGTCAGATCGAGCGCTAGATTTTTGGAGGATGATCATAGGAAGGGTATGGGTCTCATATTCGAGCGCAAACG TATGAACGTGGCGATTACGAGGGCGAAGGACCTGCTTGTCGTCATCGGGAACGGCTCACTGCTTCAGCGCGATCCGTACTGGAAGAGTTTCCTGCAGTTTGCTCTCAGGCACGGGTT ATACGAGGGACCTGAATTATCACTGGAGATGGACGGTAACTATATTTCTCGTTTAGA GTCAAAGTTGCTGCATTCGGCGATGGACGCGTCTGAGATGGACCCTGAGGAGCAGGGGCTGTTGTTGGCTGGTGGCGTGGCCAGGGAGATTCTCAGGGAGTGA
- a CDS encoding Regulator of nonsense transcripts 1-like protein (Regulator of nonsense transcripts 1 homolog): MTSRTKLKRKEVDDVLGGDAMWAHADQTQASCPKCNHDSAYFYQLQIRSADEPMTTLPRNGSVCLKRALIAPISTRAAARPSHQRTNPITSSTPHNSNTNNLILGNKSLHRPSSSICAGPSYRHASTSAQTRPAAVADDASASIPAFTKEEQDDIFFTHANEFAVESIRPTYSVTRQSAAEGEWLQDNDDVPAVPKKGAYKPEVLFDWRKRAPSRLAAEKNKVYKRRKRATLGDLRPGDPYYDETQEYSTKFLKLLSLEEAEDEAELRHRLSTWSLERLQKEGYCITGLKAYWLSQNQFGRPVACFNFGPGLELPENKFENGTQVLMSRLDPLKEHPVIGSVLSRGTSHIHVCFQSLMDLNEGFWRLDVGRPNIMYERMRAAISHMDNDVTEIEGKEPDEKTQYVLQGTHLRDVLLRSLSESSSSSPDAKDDNGEDGETVCKVDSRTSLADFKNGGAFKYDQRIHSWARRYSQPNPIVIDGDPPLPNVNASQLRAMAAMIGDRVSLIQGPPGTGKTKTIIETVKLLKVEFEVPHPLLVCTYTNVAVDNLVDGLARAGLKPLRVGYSGNVRESLIEHTLDAKLSAHPLHPKLTQLVDESAQTAKEIEDLWRRSRTLELKIKETAAPRKNVMTRASNMRKALFAMQTKQMRRKTKIYAMQQQMLQDVVRDADVICTTCITTACNALNVVDFPVVFLDEASMSTEPASLIPIMKGSRHLALIGDHKQLPPVIISPQAKEGGLGVSLFERLTEEGHVPTVMLDMQYRMHPAISHFPSKEFYDLALLDGTVDAGGNALPGLEPPSSMHLLPDNKRTFKPSVIFLDHTGNESIKSKSRVNITEAHIVMSVVEDLLLSNPHLRGEDIGIIAPYAAQIKLLTRFLNVDAEYKKRFESVLGTHRAMQLGQIEIKTVDGFEGREKEVIVFSTVRNNSAGHIGFLADRKRLNVGLTRAKRGLFVVGSIATLRAGQSEADHDMSVGAGVDAVDALADADVLEAEFVDGKVKSKAKAKGKGKGKGSDSWRRYAEYLVNGNLVVSLTGEELERALYGHVKAVEAQDLAVRWELQQQQQQQQA; encoded by the exons ATGACTTCAAGGACGAAGctgaagagaaaagaagtcGATGATGTGCTAGGTGGAGATGCTATGTGGGCCCATGCCGACCAAACCCAAG CTTCGTGCCCCAAATGCAACCACGACAGCGCATATTTCTATCAGCTTCAGATCAGATCTGCTGACGAACCTATGACGACGT TACCTAGGAATGGGTCTGTATGCCTCAAAAGGGCCTTAATTGCACCAATATCCACTCGGGCAGCGGCGCGTCCATCCCATCAGCGCACTAACCCTATTACTTCTTCAACTCCTCATAATTCGAATACTAATAACTTAATATTGGGCAATAAAAGCCTTCATCGACCATCTTCCTCAATATGCGCCGGCCCATCTTATCGACACGCCTCAACATCCGCACAGACGCGTCCAGCTGCTGTTGCCGATGACGCTTCTGCTTCGATACCTGCGTTTACCAAGGAGGAGCAGGACGACATTTTTTTCACTCATGCAAACGAGTTTGCGGTGGAATCTATACGTCCAACGTACTCTGTCACACGGCAGAGCGCGGCGGAGGGTGAATGGCTGCAGGATAACGACGACGTGCCCGCAGTGCCCAAAAAGGGCGCGTACAAGCCCGAGGTACTTTTTGACTGGAGAAAGAGGGCGCCCTCGCGTCTGGCTGCCGAGAAAAATAAAGTATATAAGAGACGTAAACGGGCCACGTTGGGTGACTTGCGCCCTGGGGATCCGTACTACGACGAGACGCAGGAGTACTCGACCAA GTTTTTAAAGCTTCTGTCGTTGGAGGAGGCTGAAGACGAGGCAGAGCTTCGGCACCGGTTGTCGACATGGAGTTTGGAGCGACTACAGAAAGAGGGCTACTGTATTACTGGGCTCAAGGCATACTGGCTCTCTCAAAACCAATTCGGGCGCCCCGTCGCATGCTTTAACTTCGGGCCAGGCCTCGAGCTCCCCGAAAACAAATTCGA GAATGGCACACAGGTGCTAATGTCCCGCCTCGATCCTCTGAAAGAGCATCCTGTCATTGGCTCAGTACTCTCGCGCGGCACGTCACACATCCATGTTTGCTTTCAGTCCCTTATGGACCTCAACGAAGGATTTTGGCGGCTCGACGTCGGCCGGCCCAATATAATGTACGAGCGGATGCGCGCTGCCATCTCGCACATGGACAACGACGTCACCGAAATTGAGGGCAAGGAGCCAGATGAGAAGACGCAGTACGTGCTCCAGGGAACGCACCTGCGGGACGTCCTTCTGCGCTCGTTGTCAGagtcttcttcgtcttcaccGGACGCAAAGGATGATAATGGGGAAGACGGGGAAACTGTCTGCAAAGTCGATTCGCGGACCTCATTGGCTGACTTTAAGAATGGGGGCGCGTTCAAATACGATCAACGGATACATAGTTGGGCAAGGAGGTATTCACAACCGAATCCCATCGTCATTGACGGCGACCCACCGCTACCGAATGTAAATGCGTCTCAATTGAGAGCTATGGCTGCCATGATTGGAGATCGGGTTAGCTTGATTCAAGGG CCACCAGGAACGGGAAAGACAAAAACTATCATTGAGACTGTCAAACTGCTCAAG GTCGAGTTCGAAGTCCCTCACCCTCTCCTCGTATGCACATACACAAACGTCGCAGTCGACAATCTCGTTGACGGCTTGGCGCGCGCGGGCCTGAAGCCTCTGCGGGTAGGCTACAGCGGGAATGTACGCGAAAGTTTGATCGAGCACACGCTCGACGCCAAATTATCGGCGCACCCGCTGCACCCGAAGCTCACGCAACTCGTCGACGAATCCGCACAGACCGCAAAGGAAATCGAGGACTTGTGGCGCCGCAGTAGGACGCTGGAACTCAAGATCAAGGAGACGGCCGCGCCGAGGAAAAATGTGATGACCCGCGCGAGTAATATGCGGAAAGCGCTCTTTGCGATGCAGACGAAGCAGATGAGGCGCAAGACGAAGATTTACGCGATGCAGCAACAGATGTTGCAGGATGTCGTGCGTGACGCGGATGtc ATTTGTACGACGTGTATCACAACAGCTTGCAATGCACTCAATGTTGTTGATTTCCCGGTCGTATTTCTCGACGAGGCGTCCATGTCCACGGAGCCTGCGTCATTGATTCCCATTATGAAGGGG TCCCGTCACCTTGCGCTTATCGGAGACCACAAGCAGCTTCCACCGGTTATTATCAGTCCACAGGCGAAAGAAGGCGGATTAGGTGTCAGTCTCTTCGAGCGGTTGACAGAGGAAGGAC ATGTCCCGACTGTCATGCTTGACATGCAATACCGGATGCATCCTGCGATCTCGCATTTCCCGTCGAAGGAGTTCTACGATCTCGCGTTACTGGACGGGACGGTTGATGCTGGTGGAAACGCGCTCCCTGGTCTCGAGCCGCCGAGCTCGATGCACCTCCTACCGGACAACAAGCGGACATTCAAGCCGTCCGTTATTTTCCTAGACCATACAGGCAATGAGTCGATAAAGAGCAAGAGCCGGGTGAACATCACTGAAGCGCACATCGTCATGAGCGTCGTCGAAGACCTGCTGCTGAGCAACCCGCACCTGCGCGGGGAGGACATCGGGATCATCGCGCCGTACGCAGCGCAGATCAAGCTGCTCACGCGCTTTTTGAACGTGGACGCGGAGTACAAGAAGCGCTTCGAGAGTGTGCTTGGCACGCATCGCGCGATGCAGCTCGGGCAGATCGAGATCAAGACGGTGGATGGGTTTGAagggagggagaaggaggtgatTGTGTTTTCGACGGTGCGCAATAATTCGGCGGGGCATATTGGGTTTTTGGCGGATAGGAAGAGGTTGAATGTGGGATTGACGAGGGCGAAGAGGGGGTTGTTTGTTGTGGGCAGTATTGCGACGCTCAGGGCGGGGCAGAGCGAGGCTGATCATGATATGAGcgtgggtgcgggtgtggatGCTGTAGATGCGcttgcggatgcggatgtgCTCGAGGCGGAGTTTGTGGATGGCAAGGTGAAGAGCAAGGCGAAGGctaaaggcaaaggcaaaggcaaaggctcGGATTCATGGAGACGCTATGCGGAGTATTTGGTTAATGGGAATTTGGTGGTGTCGTTGACGGGAGAGGAGCTGGAGAGGGCGTTGTATGGTCATGTCAAGGCGGTCGAGGCGCAGGATCTCGCGGTGAGGTGGGAGctgcagcaacagcagcagcagcagcaggcatAG